One region of Armigeres subalbatus isolate Guangzhou_Male chromosome 3, GZ_Asu_2, whole genome shotgun sequence genomic DNA includes:
- the LOC134224201 gene encoding uncharacterized protein LOC134224201, which yields MWKMWNPSYDIIVETLTGSEFEVTVSDRDTVGYIKSKIQKYEGIPVNQQHLLYNHKELNDAMEMKDIPLVNGSRLKLVLGMKGGPISSKRVVTISDYENWFDMSDVLSRQDVSNFKAPGLKLLVNKKNIHRLIKVRAEKASDNIKGSISRKIGGQSGEDIDGEELERETQKERDDKITAEKLNQIKTKIMMKKKKLANSTLPAADSENVIKEEKTPIARPTYSAGPIGSSIPHHPRPLSQTASIATATREPFLPHINFHNPITRQMTTEVDRHSQIRENLQRNRSFKTISVKHFNVSAHDMTTHHDSSRLERSLSFHSNGILNRMDSDPTGGAACRSTHSQSQHQLSSASLHDIIELLKYTPSKLRTISHDALNKMISKKPHQHTSTKLLENSSLKNIDEFLRDYDVTMTNRVKTATATTTAGDCSNMLAESVFNKDAGFASAEIAFDKSSNPNTLDKTFRTLYKSTSDDNSSYELPKLLIREDSPVESFHSSYPQLETVALRGESPKNFNSITKLQDTGPSGELDENTTTLAPGGLTKTNSEKSKLSSGSLLQLYEHPPAPTAAATTAAAIGSGIGSSISNGGTWAPHYGAVGSHHHHHSDLGINELELKFINNGLMDKGSSNTNSVFKLPAVSNLEINHWNALSNDSVNGKEKEDEQASNPRTSNGFIHSDLSFSSISSDEDDLFSISDMIYKNQANKSKSIDLNEFRKTFGSSPTLLNNFGGTNTNLAPQLSRLDAIPSQYRRGYTNLNDAGLSCSTSELECVNATTKKKTGSGDNAELSPLLKHRNNDHVAYVRSYENLNRYKTSSSKNGDASDILRCQQGAGQLLPGISNLDSIVDSDLNSSNGSGSNLIDDSFTDFEYRFSRLNCASGNGHHSGVSSSTNNSSKIQYNSISSTSSSSNQHNCPNSNSHRMPSLNDLNHRNRLLHGHSPSLNSTSTPFSSNNNNSNAAANYYFPSDESLFNIDSFFDDFVEIDTSDIFDSAEYINIGGGARSSNSSSSKMLPKSNNSGFLLPDILQQDELLLKTQSGFADADDLLNGGNDAHSSSIHLMDNEDPMSLNDLPPLVRIPPPSSALGHYQQQQPSTSAGAAMQHHPAEPLKSKKLRCAQCNRKLGVIMIMKCHCEKIFCAQHRYAEAHNCSYDFKLEGKKILERENPLIVAQKLPKI from the exons GCAAGATGTGTCCAATTTTAAGGCACCTGGACTGAAGCTGCTGGTCAATAAGAAGAATATACATCGATTAATCAAAGTTCGGGCTGAAAAGGCATCAGACAACATCAAAGGATCGATTTCTAGAAAAATTGGCGGTCAGAGCGGCGAAGACATCGATGGCGAGGAACTGGAACGCGAAACGCAAAAGGAACGCGACGATAAGATTACAGCTGAG AAACTGAACCAGATCAAAACCAAAATCatgatgaagaagaaaaaattggCAAACTCAACCCTCCCAGCTGCGGATTCGGAAAATGTTATAAAGGAAGAGAAAACGCCCATCGCTCGACCTACCTATTCGGCTGGTCCGATCGGTTCGTCGATTCCACATCACCCACGACCCCTCTCCCAAACGGCGTCCATTGCTACGGCTACCCGGGAACCTTTCTTACCACATATCAATTTCCATAACCCCATCACTCGGCAGATGACAACGGAGGTGGACCGCCACTCTCAGATTCGTGAAAATCTCCAGCGTAACCGTTCATTCAAGACCATCAGTGTTAAACACTTCAACGTATCCGCCCACGATATGACGACCCACCACGATTCGAGCAGGCTCGAACGATCCCTGTCGTTTCACTCAAATGGTATCCTCAACCGCATGGATTCCGATCCCACCGGTGGGGCCGCTTGTCGCAGTACCCACAGCCAATCTCAGCACCAGCTTTCATCCGCCTCGCTACACGACATCATCGAACTGCTCAAATACACGCCATCCAAACTAAGAACCATCTCCCACGACGCATTGAACAAGATGATATCCAAGAAACCACATCAACACACCTCGACAAAGCTACTGGAAAATAgttcattgaaaaatattgacgaGTTTCTACGAGATTACGATGTTACGATGACAAACCGTGTCAAAACGGCAACAGCTACGACGACGGCAGGTGATTGCTCCAATATGTTGGCCGAAAGTGTTTTCAACAAAGACGCGGGGTTTGCTTCGGCAGAAATCGCTTTCGATAAAAGTTCGAACCCAAACACGTTGGACAAAACGTTCCGAACGCTCTATAAATCGACGTCTGATG aCAACAGTTCGTATGAACTTCCGAAACTACTTATTCGTGAGGACTCTCCGGTGGAATCGTTTCACAGTTCCTATCCTCAGTTGGAAACAGTTGCACTGCGTGGTGAATCTCCTAAAAATTTTAATTCTATTACCAAGCTACAAGATACCGGCCCCAGTGGAGAGCTCGATGAAAATACAACAACGCTAGCACCGGGCGGGTTGACTAAAACCAACAGCGAGAAAAGCAAGCTCTCGTCCGGATCATTGTTGCAGCTGTACGAGCATCCCCCGGCACCGACTGCAGCTGCAACTACCGCGGCTGCCATCGGAAGCGGAATAGGTAGTAGCATTTCTAACGGTGGAACCTGGGCGCCACACTACGGCGCTGTTGGTAGTCATCACCATCACCATTCAGACTTGGGCATCAATGAACTCGAGCTGAAGTTCATTAATAATGGATTGATGGACAAGGGATCGAGCAACACTAACTCCGTCTTCAAACTACCGGCTGTATCGAACTTAGAAATCAATCACTGGAATGCACTGTCAAATGATTCGGTGAATGGCAAGGAGAAAGAAGATGAGCAGGCCTCTAACCCAAGAACCTCCAACGgttttatacacagtgatttatCGTTTTCGTCGATTTCGTCGGATGAGGATGACTTGTTCAGTATTTCCGACATGATTTATAAAAACCAGGCCAACAAGTCCAAGTCGATCGACTTGAATGAATTCCGAAAAACGTTCGGTAGTAGTCCAACACTGTTGAACAATTTTGGTGGTACCAATACTAATCTGGCACCACAACTATCTCGACTAGATGCGATCCCTTCACAGTACCGAAGAGGTTATACAAATTTGAACGATGCTGGCCTTTCCTGCTCAACCTCCGAGCTAGAGTGTGTCAATGCTACCACCAAGAAAAAGACTGGAAGTGGCGATAACGCAGAATTATCGCCTCTATTGAAACATAGAAACAATGATCATGTTGCGTATGTGAGAAGTTACGAAAATCTGAACCGTTATAAGACATCCTCATCCAAAAATGGGGATGCCAGTGATATACTCCGGTGTCAACAGGGTGCTGGGCAATTATTGCCTGGGATTAGCAATTTAGATAGTATCGTGGATTCGGATCTGAACAGCAGTAACGGTTCCGGATCTAATCTGATAGATGATAGCTTTACCGATTTCGAATATAGGTTCTCTAGGTTAAATTGTGCGAGTGGCAATGGTCATCACAGTGGAGTTAGTAGTAGTACCAATAACAGTAGTAAAATCCAATATAATAGTATCAGTAGtactagtagtagtagtaatcaACACAATTGTCCAAATAGTAACAGTCACAGGATGCCATCGTTGAACGATTTGAACCATCGGAATCGACTACTACATGGTCACTCTCCTTCTCTCAATAGCACCTCAACGCCATTTAGTAGTAATAACAACAACTCCAACGCCGCCGCCAACTACTACTTTCCTTCGGATGAAAGTCTTTTTAACATAGACTCCTTCTTCGATGACTTCGTCGAAATCGATACCAGTGATATATTCGACAGTGCTGAATACATTAATATTGGAGGAGGAGCCCGTAGTTCAAATTCTTCATCCTCCAAAATGTTACCAAAATCGAACAATTCGGGTTTTCTTTTGCCGGATATACTTCAACAGGATGAGTTACTGTTGAAAACGCAATCTGGGTTCGCCGATGCCGACGATTTGTTAAATGGCGGCAATGATGCCCATTCATCATCCATCCATCTCATGGATAATGAAGATCCGATGAGTCTGAATGATCTTCCTCCGCTGGTTCGGATACCACCCCCTTCTTCCGCATTGGGTCATTATCAGCAACAACAGCCATCCACATCTGCTGGGGCCGCCATGCAACATCATCCTGCCGAGCCGCTCAAATCGAAAAAGCTTCGATGTGCCCAATGCAACCGCAAGCTTGGCGTCATCATGATCATGAAATGTCACTGTGAGAAGATTTTCTGTGCTCAGCATCGGTACGCCGAAGCGCACAATTGTTCGTACGATTTCAAGCTCGAAGGCAAGAAAATCCTCGAACGTGAAAATCCACTAATAGTGGCACAAAAATTGCCCAAAATATAG